The Pseudoalteromonas sp. N1230-9 genome segment CTAAGCCCGCATTGGTTATTTGTAATTGACTCACCCTGTTACCTCTTGATCATATTCCACAAGGCCAATGGCATCGGTTGTATTGACCGTTGCCATCGCGCTTAAAAAGTAGCGGCGGCATGTTCTGCCATACTGCTCGATGACTTCATTAACAAGTTGCTCTTTGCCGCTAAACTCATCTTCTAACATGGCAATTTCCACCATATCCCAATCAAAGCCTGGTACGCGCTCATTCACTTGGATATAACCAAAACCAAGACGCTTAAAGATCCGCTCCATGCCAACATTTGAGCCAGCATCAGTGGCATTGGCAAACGCATGTTTTACACGCAAGCCATAAAGTGCGGCTGATTCACCTGGTAAGCGATTAATAGAGCGCTCCCATGCAAGCAAGTCTAAAATAGCGGTTTGTGCTGTTTCGCTGTGTTGCTGCTCAAGCCACCAAAGTAGATAGCTCTCCACTTCCTGCCAGTAACTTTGCGCAACCTTTGCCAGTGCTTCTGCATCTTTGCCGCTCAACCAACTAGGTAATTGCGGTACTAATTCATCACGCATTCGTTAGCACCATACTGTTGATTGCCGGCAACCATAATTCGCAGTTAATATCTGCATTGTCGAAACGGATTGTCTTAAGCTCTCGAAACTCTGCGTGTAATTCGCTGGCGAGCTGGCTAAAACTAAATAATGTGTTGGGCCGACATCGAGTGACATGCTTGTAAGCCGCGTTTTGTCTGAATGCTGCACGAATAAACTGCTCAATGTCGGCACGACGATCAGCGGTATTAGGGTGTTGTTGATAGTTCGCGACAATATCAAAGGGCTGATAGTTAATTGCATAAACCTGCAAATCATCGCCACTGCCGTGATTACCTTCAGCAATGTGATTGTTAATTTGGTTCAATAAAGCCGTGCTGATTGCACCTACATCTAAATACACATAGGTATTTGCACTACCTGGTCCCCGTGGTGCGTTCTTTTCAAATACGATGTTATCAACTGAAATACCCGTAAAGGTTGAAATAATAGAGCGATACACCGCATCAACGTGATAACTGCCTAAAGACGAAAACGCATCACGTATACGCAATCGATAGTTATCATCTGTTTCAACGTCTTGCCCTGCTCTGGTTAGCCAATCAGCCTTATTCGTAGCTGTGAGGTTTTCAATATCTGAGATAACACGTACATAGTAACCCGCGGCTAAGTTGTAGCTTTGCCCTGTCTGCTCAGCCTCGACTGACACAGTGTGTGTTGCCTCTCCCACAGCAAAGATTTGGTCAAATAATGTCACGACACGATATACGTGCCCGTTGATCGGTAAGCTTTCTATTACCGTGCCTCGGGGGATCACTAATTCAGTGTCGATATCTGTGCGTGTAAATTCAATCAGTCCTTTTGCTTTTACTGCAGGCAACTTAAAGGTTTTGCGCGATTCGCCATGTTGTTCTAACCATTCATCACTGGCAAGCATAACAAAGGAATTAGGCATTACCTTTGTGATCAAGCTATCGATAAGCTGTCGTGCAGGCTCGACCATGATGGATTTTTGCAAACGAAAGAACGGGCTAAACGTGCTTGTGTTGTTAACCGAAAACTCACCTTGCTCAACATGCTTTTGCCACAGTGCATGCAGTTCTTCATCCGTGACAGGAATGCCCGCGGCTTGAAGCTCTTGCTTAAATAACGTGATGTAGTCCATTAAATGGCCCCCTCAATCGTGTGAGCGGTGACACTAATTTCACCTGTCAGCTGCTTTATCACTTTGATGGTGCCAGGCTTCAAACGCTGATCTTGCTCCACTATCAACTCTATCTCCGTTAAAATTTTGGCAACGATGTTGTTATTACGAAGGCCAATGAGCTCAACCAGTTTGCCGCTTTCAATAATGCGGTGCTTAATATCCTGTGCAATCACATCGCTATTCGTTAGCTGGCTAGGCACGGCAAAGCTATCAAGGGCCAAGTCCTGATCAACAATATTTAAATCAATATTGATAGTTGTCATTAGCCTGTAAGCTCCATCATTGTTTCAATACTGTTTAATGGGTCTTCAGACTTAACCGTTAAATTATCGATGTAGACACGTTTACTGTTATCCGTTTGACGCGAATTGTCTGTGTTGTTACTTGTTGCTAGGCTTTGCAAATATGCTGACTTTTTCACACTTGGCTTATAGCTTTTACTGTGTTGTTGGGTACTCAGTTGCTCAACGCTGTTAGCATTGGTGTGTACTGCGTTAGTAACTGCCTGATCTGTTTTTGCTACTGTTTGGCTAATATGACTGTTCAGGCCAGATAATTCGGCTTGTTTTGCATTAAAAACAGGCGAATTAGCAGCGTTAGTAAAATGGTTAGCTGAAGCATAGTTATTCGTAACAGTACGACTAGGTAAAGCAGTAGCATTATCAAGAATGCGTTTGCCATAGTCGCGGCTATAGGCCTGATCCGCATGCTGCATAACTAAGTTTTTTGGTTGGCTGCGGTCAATGTTTTCATAGGCTGATACCGCTTCTGTTCTTATTTTTGCTTCGGTATCGTCAATAAGACCAAGCTTTTCAAGTAACCACTTAACACTGTCAATCACGTAATCAAACGATGCTTTCACATTCGCAAATGCTTGCATGAGTGCTTGACCCCATGCCGTGTTTTGGAATGCGGCAACAAGATCATCCCAGTAATAAATCAGCGCAGCCACAGCGGCAACCAATGCGATAATACCCGCAACAACCCATGTAACAGGGTTTGCCCACAGTGCAGCATTAAATAACCATGTGGCGGCTTTACCTGCCAACATCACGGTTTTAAACGCACCAAACGCAATCGATGCAGCGGCGACTGTCGCAATAAGTGATAAGAATCCCAGTACACGTAAAGCAATCAACGCCCCTTGCCAAAGCTTAGTCAGTAAAGTTAAACCACTGGTGAGTGCAGCGGTTGATACGAGCGCCATACGATAAAGGCCCATTGTGAAAATAACCAACCCATACACGGTGATCAGCGCAATAATGCCCACCACAGCCGTTGCTATCACACTGGATAAAACAGGAAAGCGCTCAGTCAGAGAAACGATATACGCAAAGCCAGCGGCGAGTTGTTCAATAAACGGTTCAACCACAGGTAGTAAACGATTTCCTACCGCGGTGGCTGCGGCATTAAACGAACCGACTAAACGATCCCACGGGCTGGCAATAATGTTTGCCATTTCCGCGGCTTTTGATGCGTCTTGTACATTTTCAAAGGTGTTAATGCCTGCTTTGAGCTTATCAACTTTGGTGCTCAGTACGTCGATTGCTTTCGCGCCCTGCTTACCAAAGATTTGTGTCAGCACATCACCGCGTTGTACAGAACCCAATGAGGATAAGCGTTCATTGATACGCCCTAACACCACATCAATCGCCAACATATCACCATTATCGGCGGTCAGTTTAATACCCAGTGCGTCTTGTGCTTTACCAATGCCCTGTAATAACGAAGCCGCTTGCGTGCCTGCCACTGAGCCTGATTTAGCAACCAGCTGTAATTCACCTACTAAGGCAAATTGCTGCGCTGAGCTTAAGCCAATATTGGTTGCCGTTGCCCCAAGGTTGGCAAATGCGGCTTGCATTTCAGCACCGGTGGTTTTGTATAGTTGTACCGCTGTCGCTGTTTGGCCTGCAATTTGATTTACCCAATTGGCCTTCCCCATTTTATTGGCGGTTTGCTCAAAAATACCGTACATGGTGCCCATGTAGCTGGTGATTGTTGACGCGTCCGCTTTGGTCGCCACAGCGAGCATGTTTGATGTTTTCGTAAACTCTGATAATTCATCACCATTTAAGCCCGCAATCGCAGACTGAATATCATAAGCGCTTCGCACAAACTCAGCGGAGTCACCGCCAAATTGAAAGCCAAACTCATACGAGGTTTTAGTCAGTTTTTGTAACGCATCATCGGCAACACCCAATGATTGCACTTCACCCAATGCGGCCACATGATCAATGGCGGGATTTAAAGAACGAGCCAGCGCAAAACCGCCTGCGACAGCCGTTGTTGCACCGCGCATCATTTGGTCTTGCGCTGTTCGTGCTTGGCTGCTCAGCTGATTAATTTTAGCCATGACTTTATTAACCGGCCCAGTGACTTTATCAATGATGCCGATTGAATAAGTGAGCTTATCTAACTTGCTGAGGGTTGCCATTAATCGCCGCCTATTGCTTCACAAATACCGTTGTTTACGGCTATTGCTAAGTTCTCTTGTTCACTGGTGTATAAGTAAAGAGCCTGTGCCAAGCTTTCATCCGTTGGTGGGATCACGCCAAAGTATTTAGCGTGATACGCCAACAACTGATCAAGTTTGTTTTTGCCTATTTGCTTGGCTCGGCTTTCGATTTTTTTACTTTGAAATTAAACTCTGGTTGATACACTTCAACCACAGCACCCACTAAGAACAATGGTGCACCAGGCTCTTGCACTAACTCTTTTAGCTTCGCTTCATGACTTTCAATGACGGTGTCTAACAAAAAGTTGGTTGCCGGTTGCACTTTGTTATTAGGCTGCGTTGCATTTAAATACTTGTTGTAGTCGTTAGCGTTAATGCTAAAGGTGATTTCACCTTTCGAAGTCTCAACGGTAATTTTCTTTTCAAACGCCATGATCAATACTCTCTTTAATATCTGCTTGGTCTAGCAGCGTGTAGGTAAAATAAGGGCCATACTTGGCAGCGGATTGCTCACACAAGGCAATGAACTCGTCAAAGTCATTTGGATTTGCAAACACCTGGCAACCGGCAGACCACTTATCAACTTGGATTGATGTGGTTTTACTGTTTGCGCGGTGGCAGTTAATGCCAAAGTAACCTTGTTGTAGTTGCGCCTCTGGTGTGACGTCCGTGTCTAACTCGGTGTCTTTGTTGTTGTCACGCAAGACAACAACGGGTTTATGTTGCACAAGGGCGCGGTATTTCCCTTGGTGATAACCCAACGTCCATAAGCTTTTATGCTGCCCTGCAATTAGCACGGCGGTACCGTCTACGTTCATTGGGTGTTTACGCCAGTAAAGGCCTGCGTCTGTGGTGGCCTTAAACTGGTTTAATTGCCACTCACCACCTTGTTGATACAGCACACAAATCGCATCATTAAACGTATTGGCACGGGTATTTGCATGGCGAATACCAATAATGTTTAGGTTTAATTCACCTTCAAACACACGGTAGCCACATGCTTGTAATGTATGAAGTAACGCTGTAACAGATAGATTGCGAATGGCTTTAGTCATTACAGATCTCTCACTTCATCAGCGGTTAAATACGGCACACCATTGATTTTGATAAAATCAGGGCTCGTCACAGGGCACTTAATCGAGGTAACGTCTTCATCCCCTCCTTCCGCTTTCAGATCAAGCAAGTCTTCTAGCTGCGGTAAACAACCAAATGCCTCAATGTTCTTTTTCCCTGCTGATACCTCAGCATTGAATGCCACATCAAACGGCTCAATCCCCTTCCAGCTTCCCGCTTTTTCTGCTTGTGATTGCACAATTAGCCAGTTCTCATGATCAAGCTTTAAGGTTACTTCCGCTGACACAGGGCCATCAATGTAGCCTTTAGGCACACCACGCACGGTTTTAGGTTTTCGGCCATCGGTGATTTTTACCTGTGCTTCAATTACGTGCACCATTGACGAACCAATGAACACATCAAAATCTTTACCACCTAATACTTTTTGCATGTGCCTTACTCCTGATCTTGGCGGTCTAACATGATGCCGACGAGGATTTCACTTGGTGAATCATACGGCGTGATTTTCATCATTACTTGGATTTGCTTAGCGCTCAGCCATGTAATGCTAATGCTGTCTTCTTTCGGCGGTTCAATGAGACCTGGGAACTTATCTGCACCAATGTTCACTGACTTACTCATTT includes the following:
- a CDS encoding DUF6890 family protein, producing MIPPTDESLAQALYLYTSEQENLAIAVNNGICEAIGGD
- a CDS encoding DUF2590 family protein, which gives rise to MTTINIDLNIVDQDLALDSFAVPSQLTNSDVIAQDIKHRIIESGKLVELIGLRNNNIVAKILTEIELIVEQDQRLKPGTIKVIKQLTGEISVTAHTIEGAI
- a CDS encoding putative phage tail assembly chaperone; translated protein: MAFEKKITVETSKGEITFSINANDYNKYLNATQPNNKVQPATNFLLDTVIESHEAKLKELVQEPGAPLFLVGAVVEVYQPEFNFKVKKSKAEPSK
- a CDS encoding phage tail tape measure protein; its protein translation is MATLSKLDKLTYSIGIIDKVTGPVNKVMAKINQLSSQARTAQDQMMRGATTAVAGGFALARSLNPAIDHVAALGEVQSLGVADDALQKLTKTSYEFGFQFGGDSAEFVRSAYDIQSAIAGLNGDELSEFTKTSNMLAVATKADASTITSYMGTMYGIFEQTANKMGKANWVNQIAGQTATAVQLYKTTGAEMQAAFANLGATATNIGLSSAQQFALVGELQLVAKSGSVAGTQAASLLQGIGKAQDALGIKLTADNGDMLAIDVVLGRINERLSSLGSVQRGDVLTQIFGKQGAKAIDVLSTKVDKLKAGINTFENVQDASKAAEMANIIASPWDRLVGSFNAAATAVGNRLLPVVEPFIEQLAAGFAYIVSLTERFPVLSSVIATAVVGIIALITVYGLVIFTMGLYRMALVSTAALTSGLTLLTKLWQGALIALRVLGFLSLIATVAAASIAFGAFKTVMLAGKAATWLFNAALWANPVTWVVAGIIALVAAVAALIYYWDDLVAAFQNTAWGQALMQAFANVKASFDYVIDSVKWLLEKLGLIDDTEAKIRTEAVSAYENIDRSQPKNLVMQHADQAYSRDYGKRILDNATALPSRTVTNNYASANHFTNAANSPVFNAKQAELSGLNSHISQTVAKTDQAVTNAVHTNANSVEQLSTQQHSKSYKPSVKKSAYLQSLATSNNTDNSRQTDNSKRVYIDNLTVKSEDPLNSIETMMELTG
- a CDS encoding baseplate J/gp47 family protein, with amino-acid sequence MDYITLFKQELQAAGIPVTDEELHALWQKHVEQGEFSVNNTSTFSPFFRLQKSIMVEPARQLIDSLITKVMPNSFVMLASDEWLEQHGESRKTFKLPAVKAKGLIEFTRTDIDTELVIPRGTVIESLPINGHVYRVVTLFDQIFAVGEATHTVSVEAEQTGQSYNLAAGYYVRVISDIENLTATNKADWLTRAGQDVETDDNYRLRIRDAFSSLGSYHVDAVYRSIISTFTGISVDNIVFEKNAPRGPGSANTYVYLDVGAISTALLNQINNHIAEGNHGSGDDLQVYAINYQPFDIVANYQQHPNTADRRADIEQFIRAAFRQNAAYKHVTRCRPNTLFSFSQLASELHAEFRELKTIRFDNADINCELWLPAINSMVLTNA
- a CDS encoding phage protein: MQKVLGGKDFDVFIGSSMVHVIEAQVKITDGRKPKTVRGVPKGYIDGPVSAEVTLKLDHENWLIVQSQAEKAGSWKGIEPFDVAFNAEVSAGKKNIEAFGCLPQLEDLLDLKAEGGDEDVTSIKCPVTSPDFIKINGVPYLTADEVRDL